One genomic window of Cricetulus griseus strain 17A/GY chromosome 3, alternate assembly CriGri-PICRH-1.0, whole genome shotgun sequence includes the following:
- the LOC107977015 gene encoding olfactory receptor 14J1-like: protein MRNMTTMSGFLLTGFSDNRELQILHALLFLVTYLLGSAGHFIILIITTLDPQLQSPMYYFLKHLSLLDFSSLSATVPQYIDNSLEGSGYISYTQCLLQVFFFTAFAWGAVAILTVMSYDRYVAICLPLHYEVIMSPRKCRLAVTVVWLSSGIPGTLYIATIFSIRFCSAKIIHQFFCNIPQLLKLSCSNDYLIVIGVAGFLSAMSFACFIGIVLSYVHIFSTVFRMPSAEGWSKVFSTCLPHLFVVPVFLSTGSCAYLNTTSNSPTALGFLFSYLLQVLPPICNPV from the coding sequence ATGAGAAATATGACCACGATGAGTGGATTCCTCCTAACGGGTTTCTCTGACAACCGTGAGCTACAGATCTTGCATGCTTTGCTCTTCTTGGTGACATACCTACTGGGATCAGCAGGTCACTTCATCATTCTCATCATCACAACACTGGACCCGCAGCTGCAGTCCCCAATGTACTATTTCCTGAAGCACCTTTCCCTTCTGGACTTCTCATCCCTCTCTGCCACAGTTCCCCAGTATATTGACAATTCCTTGGAAGGCAGTGGATACATTTCATACACTCAGTGCTTGCTGCAGGTTTTTTTCTTCACGGCTTTTGCCTGGGGTGCGGTGGCCATTCTCACAGTAATGTCATATGATCGTTATGTTGCCATCTGCCTCCCATTGCACTATGAGGTCATCATGAGTCCCAGAAAGTGTAGGTTGGCCGTGACAGTTGTATGGCTAAGCAGTGGCATCCCAGGAACCTTGTATATAGCAACCATATTCTCTATCAGGTTCTGTAGTGCCAAAATAATCCACCAATTCTTCTGTAATATCCCCCAGTTGCTCAAGCTCTCCTGTTCTAATGATTACCTTATAGTAATAGGAGTAGCTGGTTTCCTGTCTGCAATGTCTTTTGCCTGCTTCATTGGGATTGTCCTCTCCTATGTCCATATATTCTCCACAGTTTTCAGGATGCCCTCTGCTGAAGGCTGGTCTAAGGTCTTCTCTACTTGCCTGCCACACCTTTTTGTTGTCCCAGTGTTTCTTTCCACAGGCTCCTGTGCATATCTAAACACAACTTCAAACTCTCCAACTGCTTTAGGTTTCTTGTTCTCTTATCTTTTACAAGTACTACCCCCAATATGCAACCCTGTCTGA